The sequence below is a genomic window from Xylocopa sonorina isolate GNS202 chromosome 15, iyXylSono1_principal, whole genome shotgun sequence.
CTGTCACGGTCACGGTCACGACGATCTTTCTCTCGGCGATCTCGTGATCGAGAACGGGAACGGGAACGATGCTTGCTTTTCctataaaatagaaaataacaaTATTACGAATTAGCAGATTTATTTCGAAGCATTTACGTGTCCGTAGTTTGTTCATGGTTGTATATGTTTTATGTAAATATGTCTACGCAACTCACACTTGAATTAATAGTAAATAAATCTTGCTATCGTCTTAAATTTAATCTGTAcaatatacacacatatatgtatgtatgtatgtatgtatgtatgtataaaatTTGTTTACTTATATTCCAACTTACTAATCCGAACCCTTAGTGACAAAAATGTTTTCATCAACATTTATTATTCGTAACATGACGATTGATAAAAATAAtcaaagaagaaaattccataaACATCAATAAGATAATCCCCTGCTGAACTATGTTCGTCATATGTGATAAATACAacataattaataatatattgtCCGAGCATCTGTCCAATATTATCATCAATCTGAATATTAACATCTGTACAAGTGTTACCGCTTTATACTGCGATTATAATAACGGCTAAAAGAATATTATTCTTTACCCTGTAATTATAAAATCATATGCAGATTTCTTTTTATTATACTTCTGATTTGTAACTGAATCTGTAGTACAGATATTTTTCCTAAACACTTACCATCTTCAGGTCTAACCTTTGGAATTATGAAAATAACCAGCATTTACACTAATTGTATGGAGTCTATAACAAAGAGAATATAACTTCAAACAGCTATATGTACGTACTAAGTCGCTAGTTTTAAATGTTGAGAGACAAATTGAGTATGTATTTCAATCTATAATGCTAAAGGTTCAGATAAAGTAGTTTATTCACAGATATAAGAGTTTTATTATTCAAGCAAGTAAGCAAGTTTGTATAAGAACATTGGAACTTCAGATCACTATTTTTAAAGTAATATAAGAAACTCAATGTTACTTCTGAGCAAGCAATTTTTTAAGTAAAAGTTTTCTGCCTAAAAAAAAAAGCGTAAAAAAGGATCCAATTTTCTTACACTTTTAATCCCTTCTTCTAAACTTACTTGATTTTTAACACTTATTTGAAATTTGTATTATGGTCATACAATGTAAAAAATGAATTATAACagtaaataaaaaatgaaagaaattgaGATGTAGCTTATCGTTGATGATTTGTACTCCCCACTATTTTCCTTTAAAGTACCAATGTCTCTGAACAAGTTAAATGTTCAATGAAAAAACCAAACTACCAAAAATTTATCTTAAAATTGTTACATATTTATAAACAATAATACCATTTATATTTGAAGTATTATACATTTAATACCTGAGCAATCTATAGAAACACACGATAGATTTCATGCATGGCATTAGACATATACCCAATGCCTTTCAATATAATTAAAGCGGCGAGTACAAATTGTTAATCAAATAAATTAGAGTACGCAAAAAGTACTTACCCAGATGATTTACGGCTAGACCCATTCTCCTTGGAAGATTTGTCTTTGGATGAGGAGTCCTGCTCCTACGAACAGCAAACAGTTGAATGCCATGCCAGCCAGCCGATGTGGCAGGGACGCGCGAACAAGGGGACAAAAAGCAAATCATAGAACGTTagtaaattttgtaaagacaGATCGTGTACATATTGTACAAATTTAAattttgacagtagtttcaaaaataaaatatatgtatatatcaatAATGAAGTTCTGTCTTCTGTTAATTtgatttcttttattttttttaaataaccatGTACATAACTCTCCTTTGAGCATTCTATGTTATCGAAGATCTATTATGCCGCTGGACGGTGGTGCACTCTTGCgtgctctttctctttttccagGTAGATTATTATCGGTCTGAGGGGGCTGAGATGGGGGACAcagagaagaaagagagagatagagagatagagagagagagacagagagagacggGGCGAGCATAGTGTTGCGACGCCTCGCATACACCTGGCTCAAACTTACCAATCGTTTTATCGGGTTTTAGGAAAGCATTGCAATCTTGGGTTGAGCATGCCTTGGTCTTAAACTACCAATGGCCAACCACACATCCTTTTTCTTCTGCAAAAGAGAGCCCTCATCAAAGACAGTACGTTTTTAATGTAACACGAGATGTGAACCCTAATTGCTATAACCTACAGCCCCTGCATGTTATTATTGATTTAACTATCTGGTAATAGGAATAAAATGATCGGCGATCATACTCGCAGCTTCCAGCAGATATATCGCAAGATGACTTAGCTGTATAGAGAAAATGTTTCAGGCGACAATATATATACacagtatatatgtatatacggtATGCAGTATCAATGGAATGACGTGATGATAATGATGCTAaaactttatatatatatatatgtatatattttgatCTCCGATGCAAATGGTTCTCTAGACAATTAAATATCTTCAGAAATTTTGAACACGATTATTTAAAACATTTTCTCAGTTAAACCGCATTAATTTACTTCCTGCTTGCCAATTTACCATGCATTTCGTTTTGTGATGTAATATACACTGACGCAATCTTAATTTTGAAGTGAGACAGACAATGTTGTTATTGATGGAAAATAATATAAGAATTGTAAAAGAAGAGAATACCATAAGTATCTTAGTAGACTACCGTTTTCAATTTCAACCATATAATCGGAAACAGAAGTCCAAGACACGATCAAAAGCATGAACTACAACACATACATGTCTTTCttttgcaaattattaaaaatatattttatacacTGAAAAAAATATAGTTAATTATCCTGTAATCTTAAATTATCATCTTTGCTCCTATCTAAATGGTATAGTTTCCCTTTCGCTATGTAGACAAACTGTAGTTTACATTGCCTTAAGTGATGTAATACCATTACCCTGTTAACTTTGTTAATCTCAAACAAATTAGATCAATGCATAATTCTTTCCATTAAAAGAATCTATACATGACGTATAAAAAGGATGTGTAAATAAGAGTCCTACGAGCTAAATGAAAACGCAAGCCAATGCAGAGGTTTTGGAAATTTTTTAATCCGATGAATACCTTTATCGTTCCACCTAACAATGCCCTACAATAAGATACGCTTAGAAATTATGCCCTTCTATGATTATTTGTTGATTCTACGTAGAAAAGGCATTCTCGATGACTATGTAAACTGCTCGATTTACTTTACGGGCACGTAAGTGATGTAATTGTAAAGTACAGATCAATAGAACAGCATGGCACATGGCAGAACAGCACCTAACAAATCCATCTTtcgctttttctttctttttctcttgcaatttgaaataaattaatataaagaGAATATTCTTTTTGCAtgagcattttttttttctctctctataataaaaaaaaaaaaatagatgaCAGTTGTAATTCTATCTACGTCGTAAAATAATAAACGTTACAATTtctgagaaaaaaaaattgtaaaaaaaaaaaatcagaaatgaagaaagaaaaaagaattaaGTAAAAATGATGTTAGTGATGGCTTTTcttaatacctcgtatttcaaGTGCATTCTAGGAACTCGCTGCCGAACATCCTACGAGCGCGAGGGTACATGTTACGTACCATCTATAAGTACAGAAAACGGAGGTATTGATCAATAGTCGGTATGAGACAAGGGCGTACTTTGTTCTACATGTATAAAAGGGGGGAAAGGAAAGGACGATTCATATCTTTTCTCTCGAACGCAACTCGAAAAAACTTTGCCCAGGACGGTACACGCACCGTACTCGGATTCTTGCGCGTCGAGATTGGGTAGTCTTTAcgaggataaaaaaaaaaataagtcaGGATCTCGAAGGAGCAAACCGAGACATACGGATTTAAGAGGGAAACGAAAATTAAGCCTTACCCCTTTCTTGTATGGCGCCTCCAGCATTGCCTCGACATCTAAATCCTCCGCCATTGCGCGAGTCGGCGAGCTTTCTGAAATACCACGCATTAGCACTCGATAATCGAAATTACGATGGTCGGGATGAAAGGTCTATGAGAATATTATTGTATATAACGTACAGACTAACGAacgcttgtatacgattcaaatgtttaACAGTTACGGAAAATGCAAGATCGATAACGAACATGCGTGGACAAGAACGCAATCTTACGCGGCGATGACCAAAAGAAAATGGAGAACCGGATATGAGTTAACGGATCGAGCGCCACCTTCGCGGAAGTGCCTAACGTTTCTTTTCATATCCGGTTCTTAACTTCCAATACAATTCCCAACGATGTCCCTAGACATTTCGAATCGACTCTTCGTTCAAAATTTTTCAGTTTCGTCTTCGGTGAAACTGTATGGAATGCGCGCAATCAAGATCATTTTAAGAACAAGAAAATTTATATACATACATTAGCTACAGTAGACAGTCTAATGACGGTCTAATAGATTTGGAAAACTTTTGTATGGCAAGTGATTGAAGATTGATTGAAAAATCGCACGAAAAATTTACATCATTATCGACATTGTAATACAACCGTTCGTATAAATAATACAAGAATAAATAAAAACATTTACAAATATAAAAAGTGCATTCACAATGCCTGAATCTTTTTACGTGCAGCTAAGAAAAGTATTCACGCGTCGATCGTAGCATTTGGTAAGGACTTTTTTTGCGACAGTACCAATGACAAATCATTTTTATAAAAAATCGAACTAAATTTGAGCGGACTCTGTCGGAATAACGAAGAAACAGATTGCACGGTCTTGAAGCACACCCTCCCAGAATCAGATTTAACTCTGTCCTAGACATACATACGTGACGTAACAGTTTGGCGCAGTTTGCCCAGTGGCCATTTTGTTTTCAATCGCACGGCTGGATAAggtattttatataaaaatatttcgtGTAATTATAAGTTATTTAGGGGGAAGGCTAGTATAGTCGACGAAGACAGTCTTAAAACAGTCCTAAAAAAACTTTCTCTATATTTTCGTCAGGACTAATTTACACGCTAATAGAAAATCTTATTTCGTTTTGGGTAAGGGTTTTCTATCAAATCTTGTATTCTTTCATCTCTATCATTTGTTaccaaattttttaaattacgtACCTCTCCTAACCAAGCTTGAGTTGTGTAAAATTATATCATACAATATACGAAAGAACGATAAAACTTTTTCTCGTTCGACCGACTTCACTCTTCGTAGTATTATAGCGAAACAGAAAAGTAATATTTTATACACATTTCATACGTTCCGTTGTAATTTAATCTGAATAAATCTTTGGGAAACTCTCTAGCTGACATTAAAAATATATTCCGCAATAATGACAGTCTTAATGTACCAAATGATAAtctataaatttaaaaaataatagatGGATACGAATGCTATGCTTTGAAATGTATTGTTATCAGTCAGATTAAGTTGATTATTGTGATTAATGTAATTGACGGTGTTTTTAAAAATGCTACGAATACCACCGCAATAATGCAGCAAAGTACAAaagttataaaattatataacaatatatagaaatatatattttaaaatgattaaaatATGTGTAGACAGGCATACGGTCAAAGCTGGATTTTTATTATATACACTTTACCATGCGATAGGTAATTATTTGAAAAAAATTTGAATTCATATTTCACCTCGTGTGCATTTAGAGATAATAGAATATAACAAGAATCCCagcttcgatcgaactctctttACATTAGTGTCAATTAAGAATACATATTGTTCTCTCGCTATAAATCCGCTTGTCTCTTGCAAAAAAAAGCGTGTGTACAATAAAAAAAACCAATCAGATAAAGGCGTGGTAAGAAGAAATGGGCGGTGTACTCATAGAAGGCAGTTTCTATCCTTATAGGTGTCCATCTGTCCGTTCAGCCTGGCGTGTGAGAGGCACACAAGCGCAACAATGGATTCAAAGCGGCACGAGCGCAGCTCCAAGTCCAATACAGACTCACCGCCTGCTCCACCTTCGCCTCCCATGTATAGCGCAAGTTATACAACATATGACGGATACAAAAACAGAATGTCATCGCGTCGTTCACCCTCGCCCTCAGAGTACAGAAGTAATAGAACCTCGCGAAACGATTCGCCACAGGACAGACGTAGAAGAAGGCGCAGTGTGTCGAAATCACCATCGAGCAGGTCGCATAAGCGGTCTCGGTCGCCCGACAGAGAGAAAGATCGCGACAGAGACAGAGATCGATCGCGGAAGTATTCCAGAAGGGACAGATCAAGATCTAGATCAAGAGGAAGATCACGTTCCAGGGACAGAAGACGAAGCCGTAGTCGCAATAGGAGCAGAGACAGGCACAGGGGTAGAGAGAGCCGTAGATATCACAGAGCACCATCATACGAATCGGACACCGCTGAAGATAACGCAGAAACAACTGCGCCGCAACCAGTTATTCCTCCACAATCTAACGCTTTCAAGAACGATGGCAGCTTTATGGAGATGTTCAAAAAGATGCAAGAGCAAATGCAACCGACACAAAAGCCAGCTGCATCTGTTTTGGAGGAGAAAACTGTTGTTCCACCACCATTGATGGTAGGAAAGAGGCGAGGAGGTAGGATTTTAAAAACGGGAATGGTTGCTAAACCAAAGACTGAACAGACTGTTGAGCAACCCAAGGATGCTTGGTCGCTCTATATGGCCGAAGTGAAAAAATATAGGGAAGTTTGTTGTCAGGAGGAGGACAATACAAGACCATTGGTCAAATAGCTGACTTCTAGTTCTAACACTAttttttcacatttttttgtTACTTTGTTTTAATCTACGATGAATGTGCTTTCAAAAAATGCTGTATTCTTTTAATTATACTGTATAATTGCATTTAAGCACAGAAATACGGCATTCGAACAAATTTAAAGAAACAAAAGAATTTTGCTAATACTatgattatttaaaaattttaaataGTCCCAGCGTTAAACCATTTAATTATTCAGCAAAGGAGAAActactatatatacatatgtgtatGTAAACACAAGGAAAttcattctttttttatttcttaataGAATGTACAGTATATGTTAACAAGAAATTATCAACGTATAATAACAGATTATTAAACACATTTTGAACTTGAAGAGCATTGTTAATATAACACAAAAATGGAAAAGGAGTGTAGTGAAGAAAGAAGCAACTATTGTTTGTGATGGTGTATATCGAGTGGTGCAAGAGACAAATGGACTTAAAGCGAGAGACAAACGTACAGAGAGTTTGCCTTgtgggaaagaaaaaaaaaaaaatgggaggGTTGACAATTTGTAGCACTTCCAATAAATGTAATAGATTAAGTAACTTGTAACTTGTTAAGCAGCAACAGTATGGTTAACTACACAGAACTTGGAAGCCCGAAACCAATTGGTGAAACACAATTAAAACAAGTTACAGCACCGTATGACCCAAGATTCCCAAATCAAAACCAGACAAGGTAAATAAAGAAAGCAAACAGCTAATTATTGTCTTGAATTCTCGAAAATTTTTCATGCAAGTTGATTTACTTCTCTTTATTTTTGAATGTAGATATTGTTTCACTAGTTTCGTGGACTTTCAACGTTGCAAAAAACGTCACGACGAAAACTATGATGCTTGTCAATATTTCAAGAGAGTATACACCTCAATGTGCCCAAATTCTTGGGTAGAAAAGTGGGAGGAACAACTTGAAAATGGAACATTTCAAGTAAAAATATAATGCATCAGAAGCAGCATATTGATTGCTTTCTTAGTGATATTGTTTACACGATAACAGGATTTCTACCTTCCTGGTTGTAaagtaatattaaataaattaataatagtTTAATTTCTATCGATTCTCATCGATCAATGTTGTTTTCATTTTACAATAATTATCGAGTACAAATAAAAATTGTACAAAAATAAAATGCCAATTTTCTATTACTATTAAGTT
It includes:
- the Cox6b gene encoding cytochrome c oxidase subunit 6B, coding for MVNYTELGSPKPIGETQLKQVTAPYDPRFPNQNQTRYCFTSFVDFQRCKKRHDENYDACQYFKRVYTSMCPNSWVEKWEEQLENGTFQVKI